The following are encoded together in the Xanthobacter autotrophicus Py2 genome:
- a CDS encoding oligopeptide/dipeptide ABC transporter, ATPase subunit (TIGRFAM: oligopeptide/dipeptide ABC transporter, ATPase subunit~PFAM: ABC transporter related; Oligopeptide/dipeptide ABC transporter domain protein~SMART: AAA ATPase~KEGG: sme:SMa2079 probable ABC transporter, ATP-binding protein), with product MLQSLGLSRSQPEPVLQPVLKVEDLSVRFQTARGTVQAVSGVSLALAPGETLGLVGESGCGKSTLGRAIVRLIEPAGGRIHLAGQDITHMPRHRLRTARRKVQMVFQDPFASLDPRWTVGELIAEPLHIHAIGTREERRARVRDLLRKVGLPQDAAERTPHQFSGGQRQRIGIARALALDPEVIVLDEPVSALDVSVQAQILNLLSDLQQALGVAFLFISHDLSVVEYVSDRVAVMYLGRIVEMANRETLFRAPGHPYTRALLDAVPQIGGPRSATVPLSGDLPSPYAPPPGCAFHTRCRLAQARCRSEAPVLRQVGPDHLGSGHVVACHLTEGGPAPA from the coding sequence ATGTTGCAGAGCCTCGGCTTGAGCCGCTCTCAGCCTGAGCCCGTCCTCCAGCCGGTCCTCAAGGTGGAGGACCTCTCCGTCCGCTTCCAGACCGCCCGGGGCACGGTGCAGGCGGTGAGCGGGGTGTCCCTCGCCCTCGCGCCGGGCGAGACCCTCGGCCTCGTGGGCGAGAGCGGCTGCGGCAAGTCCACCCTTGGCCGCGCCATCGTGCGGCTGATCGAGCCGGCGGGCGGCCGCATTCATCTCGCCGGGCAGGACATCACCCACATGCCCCGCCATCGCCTGCGCACGGCGCGGCGCAAGGTGCAGATGGTGTTCCAGGATCCCTTCGCCTCGCTCGATCCGCGCTGGACGGTGGGCGAGCTGATCGCCGAGCCGCTGCATATCCACGCCATCGGCACGCGGGAGGAACGGCGCGCCCGCGTCCGAGACCTGCTGCGCAAGGTGGGCCTGCCGCAGGACGCGGCCGAGCGCACGCCGCACCAGTTCTCCGGCGGCCAGCGCCAGCGCATCGGCATCGCCCGCGCGCTGGCGCTCGATCCCGAAGTGATAGTCCTGGACGAGCCGGTGTCCGCCCTCGACGTGTCGGTGCAGGCGCAGATCCTGAATCTGCTGTCGGATCTTCAGCAGGCGCTCGGCGTCGCCTTCCTCTTCATCAGCCACGATTTGTCGGTGGTGGAATATGTGAGCGACAGGGTGGCGGTGATGTATCTCGGCCGCATCGTCGAGATGGCGAACCGCGAAACCCTGTTCCGCGCGCCGGGCCATCCCTACACCCGCGCGCTGCTCGACGCGGTGCCGCAGATCGGCGGGCCACGCAGCGCCACGGTGCCGCTCTCGGGCGACCTGCCCAGCCCCTATGCGCCGCCGCCGGGCTGTGCCTTTCACACCCGCTGCCGCCTCGCCCAGGCGCGCTGTCGCAGCGAGGCGCCGGTCCTGCGCCAAGTTGGGCCGGACCATCTCGGGTCGGGCCATGTGGTGGCCTGCCATCTCACTGAAGGGGGGCCCGCGCCGGCGTGA
- a CDS encoding putative oxidoreductase protein, TrkA domain-containing (K+ transport) (KEGG: bxe:Bxe_A2162 putative oxidoreductase protein, TrkA domain-containing (K+ transport)) encodes MSTPHDALTRLAETARRDLEFIGETGTDWVPPAPGTDHNVVVVGAGQSGLSIAFGLKRAGIGRVSVVDAAPLGAEGIWRGPARMNVLRTPRVPPGPELGLPGLSFQAYYEAAYGTAAYAELREIPRTVWAEYVDWFRSAAAIAVRNGVALVQVEPQDGHLRLHFAEGGRTFTETTRKLVIATGIAGSGGPLIPAVLRENLSPHLYAHTHTLDPAALAGKRVAILGSAASAFDAAGALLEAGARAVDLFSRGSDLARGSAMKPFSFFGAWEHFYALADDERWQVMRHFRRRASFPPLPAVRRAVAFPNFRIHLDAGWRKVAPHGHGVRITTASGQVHDADFVVAGTGYLTDARLTPAFADFAPAIARWSDRVAAAGAEDEALAAAPYLGPGFELVGRDADAPAFLADIHFLAFSAMTSTGRPVGDIASLRHNVPRLVAAVGRDLFLEDRELHLARFLAPVGEDLPRAAYAAALATETAEAVAG; translated from the coding sequence ATGTCCACCCCCCACGACGCCCTGACACGCCTTGCGGAAACGGCCCGGCGCGATCTGGAGTTCATCGGCGAGACCGGTACCGACTGGGTGCCACCCGCGCCGGGCACTGATCACAACGTGGTCGTGGTGGGCGCGGGGCAGAGCGGGCTTTCCATCGCCTTCGGCCTCAAGCGGGCCGGCATCGGCCGGGTGAGCGTGGTGGATGCCGCCCCGCTCGGTGCGGAAGGCATCTGGCGCGGCCCCGCGCGCATGAATGTATTGCGCACCCCACGGGTGCCGCCGGGACCTGAGCTCGGCCTGCCCGGCCTCTCCTTCCAGGCCTATTACGAGGCCGCCTACGGCACTGCGGCCTATGCGGAGCTGCGCGAGATTCCTCGCACGGTGTGGGCGGAGTATGTGGACTGGTTCCGCTCCGCCGCCGCCATCGCGGTGCGCAACGGCGTCGCGCTGGTGCAGGTGGAACCGCAGGACGGCCATCTCCGGCTCCATTTCGCCGAAGGCGGACGGACCTTCACGGAAACCACGCGCAAGCTGGTGATCGCCACCGGCATTGCCGGCTCGGGCGGGCCGCTCATCCCGGCGGTCCTTCGCGAGAACCTGTCGCCCCATCTCTACGCCCACACCCACACCTTGGACCCGGCCGCGCTGGCGGGGAAAAGGGTCGCCATCCTCGGCTCGGCGGCATCCGCCTTCGATGCGGCGGGCGCGCTGCTGGAGGCCGGCGCCCGCGCGGTGGACCTGTTCTCCAGGGGTTCGGACCTTGCCCGCGGCTCCGCCATGAAGCCGTTTTCCTTCTTCGGCGCCTGGGAGCATTTCTACGCGCTGGCGGACGACGAGCGCTGGCAGGTGATGCGGCATTTCCGCCGCCGCGCCTCGTTCCCGCCCCTGCCGGCGGTGCGGCGGGCGGTGGCATTCCCCAATTTCCGCATTCATCTGGATGCCGGCTGGCGCAAGGTGGCGCCCCATGGGCACGGGGTGCGGATCACCACCGCATCGGGGCAGGTCCATGACGCGGACTTCGTGGTCGCCGGCACCGGCTATCTTACCGATGCCCGCCTGACGCCGGCTTTCGCCGACTTTGCCCCCGCCATCGCCCGCTGGTCCGACCGTGTGGCGGCGGCCGGCGCGGAAGACGAGGCGCTCGCCGCCGCGCCCTATCTCGGCCCCGGCTTCGAATTGGTCGGCCGTGACGCGGACGCCCCGGCATTTCTCGCCGACATCCACTTCCTCGCCTTCTCAGCCATGACCAGCACCGGGCGGCCGGTGGGCGACATCGCCAGCCTGCGCCACAACGTGCCGCGCCTCGTCGCAGCCGTCGGCCGCGACCTGTTCCTGGAGGACCGGGAGCTGCACCTTGCCCGCTTTCTCGCCCCCGTGGGAGAGGACCTGCCCCGCGCGGCCTACGCCGCCGCCCTCGCCACCGAGACCGCGGAGGCGGTCGCAGGCTGA
- a CDS encoding Acyl-CoA dehydrogenase type 2 domain (PFAM: Acyl-CoA dehydrogenase type 2 domain~KEGG: bbt:BBta_2524 putative acyl-CoA dehydrogenase), protein MTQIDDAWGAGPTTRYEELAQRFRPVFRRIRESAVERELTHRLPREEISWLKDSGFTTLRLTQDEGGFGASLPELFNLLIELSAADPNVTNALRAHFGFTEEVLNSPSKDYRDRWVKRIAARQTSGSGFSEAGDTKVGHFSTRVVREGDKWRIDGEKYYTTGSLFADWINLGADDENGELILVQVPTDAPGVTIVDDWDGFGQQLTASGTTKFEGVTISDDLVNPQRKRFRYSVAFYQLVHLATLAGIGRAAAADVAQLVGARKRVFSHGNADRVGADPQILQVVGKVRANAYGAGATVLKAAEALQRVYETRDTKAAETQDLSVAVADLEVNQGVTVVTSLILDATTLLFDALGASAAKRGVGLDRHWRNARTLSSHNPRIYRERIVGDFAVNGTWPPGPYRIGTP, encoded by the coding sequence ATGACCCAGATCGACGACGCCTGGGGCGCCGGCCCCACCACCCGCTACGAAGAGCTGGCGCAGCGCTTCCGGCCGGTCTTTCGCCGCATCCGCGAGAGCGCGGTGGAGCGCGAGCTGACCCACCGCCTCCCGCGCGAGGAGATTTCATGGCTCAAGGATTCCGGCTTCACCACCTTGCGCCTGACGCAGGACGAGGGCGGCTTCGGCGCCAGCCTGCCGGAGCTGTTCAACCTCTTGATCGAGCTCTCGGCCGCCGACCCCAACGTGACCAATGCGCTGCGGGCCCATTTCGGCTTCACCGAGGAGGTGCTGAACTCCCCCTCCAAGGATTATCGCGACCGCTGGGTGAAGCGCATCGCCGCCAGGCAGACCTCGGGCAGCGGATTTTCCGAGGCCGGCGACACCAAGGTCGGCCATTTCTCCACCCGCGTGGTACGCGAAGGCGACAAGTGGCGCATCGACGGCGAGAAATACTACACCACCGGCTCCCTCTTCGCCGACTGGATCAATCTCGGCGCCGATGACGAGAACGGCGAGCTCATCCTGGTCCAGGTGCCCACCGACGCGCCGGGCGTGACCATCGTCGACGACTGGGACGGCTTCGGCCAGCAGCTCACCGCCTCCGGCACGACGAAGTTCGAGGGCGTCACCATCTCCGACGACCTCGTCAATCCGCAGCGCAAGCGCTTCCGCTATTCGGTCGCCTTCTACCAGTTGGTGCACCTGGCGACGCTCGCCGGCATCGGCCGGGCGGCGGCGGCGGACGTGGCCCAGCTCGTCGGCGCCCGCAAGCGTGTGTTCAGCCACGGCAATGCCGATCGCGTCGGGGCCGATCCGCAAATCCTCCAGGTGGTGGGCAAGGTGCGGGCCAACGCCTATGGCGCCGGCGCCACCGTGCTGAAGGCCGCCGAGGCGCTCCAGCGGGTCTATGAAACCCGCGATACTAAGGCCGCCGAAACCCAGGACCTCTCCGTCGCGGTGGCGGACCTGGAGGTGAACCAGGGCGTGACCGTGGTCACCTCCCTGATCCTCGACGCCACCACCCTGCTGTTCGACGCACTGGGCGCCTCGGCGGCGAAGCGCGGCGTCGGCCTCGACCGGCACTGGCGCAACGCGCGCACCCTGTCCTCCCACAATCCGCGCATCTACCGCGAACGCATCGTCGGCGACTTCGCGGTGAACGGCACCTGGCCCCCCGGCCCTTACCGCATCGGCACGCCCTGA
- a CDS encoding conserved hypothetical protein (KEGG: bxe:Bxe_C0138 hypothetical protein): MSRDRLFLIAPGFEDPASPGRSFFCPDCNQVEGVLASNPGLAERIEVTRVPFAGPRVPVIAVLGEENQSLPVLILGDASPAPDDALTHGTLRFVTDTRRILELIAARHGVPFPH, translated from the coding sequence ATGAGCCGTGACCGCCTGTTTCTCATCGCCCCGGGATTTGAGGACCCCGCCTCACCCGGGCGCAGCTTCTTCTGCCCGGACTGCAACCAGGTGGAAGGCGTGCTCGCCTCCAACCCCGGCCTTGCCGAACGCATCGAGGTGACGCGGGTGCCGTTCGCCGGCCCGCGCGTGCCGGTCATCGCGGTCCTGGGCGAAGAGAACCAGAGCCTGCCGGTGCTCATCCTCGGCGACGCGTCGCCCGCGCCCGACGATGCGCTCACCCACGGGACGCTGCGGTTCGTGACCGACACCCGCCGTATCCTGGAACTCATCGCCGCGCGCCACGGCGTGCCCTTTCCCCATTGA
- a CDS encoding Taurine dioxygenase (PFAM: Taurine catabolism dioxygenase TauD/TfdA~KEGG: bch:Bcen2424_4017 taurine dioxygenase) has translation MSSAASALITDPALNVPPRHIAIHPLTGQIGAEIEAGDLSRPLAPEVVDEIRAALLKWKVVFFRDQPLTHAQHVALARAFGAPTIGHPVFGFVDGHPEVYSISRDRFATRHVGEPLIRPWTGWHTDVTAAVNPPAASILRGDVIPPYGGDTFWTNLAVAYEGLSAPLRGFVDTLRGVHAFTAPEGQGTTEDFKEKNRLRPLVSEHPLVRVIPETGERVLFVSPSFLKRITGLAPRESQQILDLLFEHITRPEYTVRFRWQPGSIAFWDNRTTAHLAPRDIYALDFDRQLYRITLKGDVPVGVDGRPSSIIEGEPIEAFSAGTA, from the coding sequence ATGAGCAGCGCGGCTTCCGCCCTCATCACGGATCCGGCATTAAACGTCCCGCCCCGGCACATCGCCATCCATCCGCTCACCGGCCAAATTGGCGCGGAGATCGAAGCAGGCGACCTCTCCCGGCCGCTTGCACCCGAGGTGGTGGACGAGATCCGCGCCGCGCTCCTGAAGTGGAAGGTGGTGTTCTTCCGCGACCAGCCCCTCACCCATGCCCAGCACGTGGCGCTGGCCCGGGCCTTCGGCGCGCCCACCATCGGCCATCCAGTGTTCGGCTTCGTAGACGGCCATCCCGAGGTCTATTCCATCAGCCGCGACCGCTTCGCGACGCGCCATGTGGGCGAGCCCCTCATCCGGCCCTGGACCGGATGGCACACGGATGTGACCGCCGCGGTCAATCCACCGGCCGCCTCCATCCTGCGCGGCGATGTCATTCCCCCCTACGGCGGCGACACCTTCTGGACCAATCTCGCCGTGGCCTATGAGGGCCTGTCGGCGCCGCTGCGCGGCTTCGTTGATACCCTGCGCGGCGTCCATGCCTTCACCGCGCCCGAGGGCCAGGGCACGACCGAGGACTTCAAAGAGAAGAACAGGCTCCGGCCGCTGGTGAGCGAGCATCCCCTGGTGCGCGTCATCCCCGAGACCGGCGAGCGGGTACTGTTCGTCAGCCCGTCCTTCCTCAAGCGCATCACCGGTCTTGCCCCGCGCGAGAGCCAGCAGATCCTGGACTTGCTGTTCGAGCACATCACCCGGCCGGAATACACGGTGCGGTTCCGCTGGCAGCCCGGCTCCATCGCCTTCTGGGACAATCGCACCACCGCCCACCTCGCCCCGCGCGACATCTACGCCCTCGACTTCGACCGCCAGCTCTACCGCATCACCCTCAAGGGCGACGTGCCGGTGGGCGTGGACGGGCGTCCCTCCAGCATCATCGAGGGTGAACCCATCGAGGCGTTCTCCGCCGGGACGGCCTGA
- a CDS encoding hypothetical protein (KEGG: bbt:BBta_2588 putative luciferase-like monooxygenase): MTTGGGASPRAAGRHPVQQPAVEQRAALKAAGIDGVQSNFYDFAPDFDHFAQTTLPLLKQAGLRL; the protein is encoded by the coding sequence ATGACGACTGGCGGCGGTGCATCTCCCCGCGCCGCAGGGCGTCACCCTGTTCAGCAACCGGCGGTGGAGCAACGCGCCGCACTGAAGGCGGCGGGCATCGACGGGGTGCAGTCCAACTTCTATGATTTCGCTCCCGACTTCGACCATTTCGCCCAAACCACCCTGCCGCTGCTGAAGCAGGCGGGCCTGCGGCTGTGA
- a CDS encoding nitroreductase (PFAM: nitroreductase~KEGG: psp:PSPPH_1550 nitroreductase family protein), with translation MTIAVNPRQAEHPIDPIFVERWSPRAFTGEEISQADLDSLFEAARWAPSSYNSQPWRFLYARRGTPVFETFLGLLNPYNQQWAKNAAVIIIALSARTFVRPGTTEVLVSRSHGFDTGAAWVNLALQASKLGWHAHGIGGFDVERTRVELKVPDDYEVQAAIAVGRRGDKSILPESFHGGETPNGRRPVKDTAFEGAFPAA, from the coding sequence ATGACCATTGCCGTCAATCCGCGCCAGGCCGAGCACCCCATCGATCCCATCTTCGTCGAGCGCTGGTCGCCCCGCGCCTTCACCGGCGAGGAGATTTCGCAGGCCGATCTTGATTCGCTGTTCGAGGCGGCGCGCTGGGCGCCTTCCAGCTACAATTCCCAGCCGTGGCGCTTCCTCTATGCGCGGCGCGGCACGCCGGTCTTCGAGACCTTCCTCGGCCTGCTCAACCCCTACAACCAGCAATGGGCGAAGAACGCCGCGGTGATCATCATCGCCCTGTCGGCGCGCACCTTCGTGCGGCCGGGGACCACGGAAGTGCTGGTTTCGCGCAGCCATGGCTTCGACACCGGGGCGGCCTGGGTGAACCTTGCGCTCCAGGCCTCCAAGCTCGGCTGGCACGCCCATGGCATCGGCGGCTTCGACGTGGAGCGCACCCGCGTGGAACTGAAGGTGCCCGACGATTATGAGGTGCAGGCCGCCATCGCGGTCGGCCGGCGCGGCGACAAGTCCATCCTGCCGGAGAGCTTCCATGGCGGCGAGACGCCCAACGGCCGCCGCCCGGTGAAGGACACGGCGTTCGAGGGCGCCTTCCCCGCCGCCTGA
- a CDS encoding putative xenobiotic (desulfurization)monooxygenase subunit A, NtaA/SnaA/SoxA/DszA family (KEGG: bxe:Bxe_A2156 putative xenobiotic (desulfurization)monooxygenase subunit A, NtaA/SnaA/SoxA/DszA family): MKKARQIKLGAFLMTDGHHIAGWRHERSPANANVRVDHFLRLARIAEAAKFDAIFLSDALGVRDTNLNSVSRTSRNVGFEPLTLLSALSVVTHHIGLIGTASTSFNEPFHIARKFASLDLMSGGRAGWNLVTSSGEEEARNFNLDRHVPHAERYDRAGEFVDVVKGLWSSWEDDAFIRDKVSGAFFDPDKLHVLNHRGRHFKVTGPLNVARSPQGHPVIVQAGASEDGRDLAGASAEAIFCAHRTLAEARAFYADIKSRAARAGRDPDHVKVMPGVFPVIGRTEAEAQEKFEELQSLIHPAVGLQLLSTVMGVGDLSGYDVDGPLPDLPETNGPKSRQQLVLDAARRDNLTIRQLYLSIAGARGHWQVAGTAEQIADQLEERFVKEGADGFNIMAPHLPGGLEDFIEQVVPLLRKRGLFRREYEGTTLRENLGLPFPAHPATLREHAAEAAE, encoded by the coding sequence ATGAAAAAAGCCCGACAGATCAAGCTCGGCGCCTTCCTGATGACGGACGGCCACCACATCGCCGGCTGGCGCCACGAGCGCTCGCCCGCCAACGCGAATGTGCGCGTCGATCATTTCCTGCGCCTCGCCCGGATCGCCGAGGCCGCCAAGTTCGATGCCATCTTCCTGTCCGACGCCCTCGGCGTGCGCGACACCAACCTGAATTCCGTGAGCCGGACCTCGCGCAACGTGGGCTTCGAGCCGCTCACGCTGCTGTCCGCGCTGTCGGTGGTGACCCACCATATCGGGCTCATCGGCACCGCCTCCACCAGCTTCAACGAGCCGTTCCACATCGCCCGCAAGTTCGCCTCCCTCGACCTCATGAGTGGCGGGCGCGCGGGCTGGAACCTCGTCACCTCCTCGGGCGAGGAGGAGGCGCGCAACTTCAACCTCGACCGCCATGTGCCCCACGCCGAGCGCTACGATCGCGCCGGCGAGTTCGTGGATGTGGTGAAGGGCCTGTGGAGCAGCTGGGAGGACGACGCCTTCATTCGCGACAAGGTGAGCGGCGCCTTCTTCGATCCCGACAAGCTCCACGTGCTGAACCACCGCGGCAGGCACTTCAAGGTGACGGGGCCGCTCAACGTGGCGCGTTCGCCGCAGGGCCATCCGGTGATCGTCCAGGCGGGCGCCTCCGAGGACGGGCGGGATCTCGCCGGGGCGAGCGCGGAGGCCATCTTCTGCGCCCACCGCACGCTGGCGGAGGCCCGCGCCTTCTACGCCGACATCAAGTCCCGCGCCGCCAGGGCCGGGCGCGACCCGGACCATGTGAAGGTGATGCCCGGCGTGTTCCCGGTCATCGGCCGCACCGAGGCGGAGGCGCAGGAGAAGTTCGAGGAGTTGCAGTCCCTCATCCATCCGGCGGTGGGCCTTCAGCTGCTGTCCACGGTGATGGGCGTGGGCGACCTGTCTGGCTACGACGTGGACGGGCCGCTGCCGGACCTGCCCGAGACCAACGGGCCGAAGAGCCGCCAGCAGCTGGTTCTCGACGCGGCACGCCGCGACAACCTCACCATCCGCCAGCTCTATCTCTCCATCGCCGGGGCCCGCGGCCACTGGCAGGTGGCGGGCACCGCCGAGCAGATCGCCGACCAGCTGGAAGAGCGCTTCGTGAAGGAGGGCGCGGACGGCTTCAACATCATGGCGCCGCACCTGCCGGGCGGTCTTGAGGACTTCATCGAGCAGGTGGTGCCGCTGCTGCGCAAGCGCGGCCTGTTCCGCAGGGAATACGAGGGCACGACCCTGCGCGAAAACCTCGGGCTGCCCTTCCCGGCGCATCCGGCAACGTTGCGGGAGCACGCGGCCGAGGCGGCCGAATAG
- a CDS encoding ABC transporter substrate-binding protein (KEGG: bja:bll6455 ABC transporter substrate-binding protein): MTTSRNDDTPDARTSRRTVLRYGLAGAAATAFGGLGGHVLAANLLGAPAPIGTAVDAQFPLCLTAADGPAPTGPLRQLKLAWNASAICTAAAPVAKETGIFARHGLDVEFVNFGSSTEQLLEAIATGKADAGIGMALRWLKPLEQGFDVKITAGVHGGCMRLLGDAGAGITSIASLKGKTIAVSDQASPGKNFFSIYLAQNGIDPFKDVEWRQYPLEALPLAIDKGEAHALADADPRTWIWIKESKGKLVELATNLSDKYADRTCCIIGVRGSLIRDEKPVAAALTRAILEGAHQVGVDPALAARVFSGYGGKGSVDDLVAMLTSQDHHHSPIGGDLTRQIALYADELKLVQVFKPNTNTQRFAEKVYADVLS, encoded by the coding sequence ATGACCACATCCCGGAACGACGACACCCCCGACGCCCGGACCAGCCGTCGCACAGTCCTGCGCTACGGCCTTGCCGGCGCCGCCGCCACCGCCTTCGGCGGCCTGGGCGGACACGTGCTCGCCGCCAATCTCCTCGGCGCGCCGGCGCCCATCGGCACGGCGGTGGACGCGCAGTTTCCCCTCTGCCTCACCGCCGCCGACGGCCCCGCTCCCACCGGCCCCCTGCGCCAGCTGAAGCTGGCCTGGAACGCCAGCGCCATCTGCACCGCCGCAGCCCCGGTGGCCAAGGAAACCGGCATCTTCGCCAGGCACGGCCTCGACGTGGAGTTCGTCAATTTCGGCAGCTCCACCGAGCAGTTGCTGGAAGCCATCGCCACCGGCAAGGCGGATGCGGGCATCGGCATGGCCCTGCGCTGGCTGAAGCCGCTGGAGCAGGGCTTCGACGTGAAGATCACCGCCGGCGTCCACGGCGGTTGCATGCGCCTGTTGGGCGATGCCGGCGCCGGCATCACCAGCATCGCATCGCTCAAGGGCAAGACCATCGCGGTCTCGGACCAGGCCTCGCCGGGCAAGAACTTCTTCTCCATCTACCTCGCCCAGAACGGTATCGACCCGTTCAAGGACGTGGAATGGCGCCAATATCCGCTGGAGGCGCTGCCGCTCGCCATCGACAAGGGCGAGGCCCATGCCCTGGCCGACGCCGATCCGCGCACCTGGATCTGGATCAAGGAATCCAAGGGTAAGCTAGTGGAACTGGCCACCAACCTCTCGGATAAATATGCCGACCGCACCTGCTGCATCATCGGCGTGCGCGGCAGCCTCATCCGCGACGAAAAGCCGGTGGCCGCTGCCCTCACCCGCGCCATCCTGGAGGGCGCCCATCAGGTAGGCGTCGATCCCGCGCTCGCCGCGCGCGTTTTCTCCGGCTACGGCGGCAAGGGCTCGGTGGACGACCTGGTCGCCATGCTGACCAGCCAGGACCACCACCACAGCCCCATCGGCGGTGACCTGACCAGGCAGATCGCCCTCTATGCGGACGAGCTGAAGCTGGTGCAGGTCTTCAAGCCCAACACCAACACCCAGCGCTTCGCCGAGAAGGTCTATGCCGACGTGCTGAGCTGA
- a CDS encoding ABC transporter related (PFAM: ABC transporter related~SMART: AAA ATPase~KEGG: bja:bll6453 ABC transporter ATP-binding protein), with amino-acid sequence MVIEALSPTRAPASNCGPGIRLDVENVSHAFSLEGAPLPVLQQVSFTAAPGEFVALLGPSGCGKSTLLRLVAGLDHPTEGRVAADGAAITDPDPSRILVFQDPTLYPWRTVGANVALGLEARGFQRKLKGRVQDVLELVGLANFASAYPRQLSGGMAQRVALARALVNDPRLLLLDEPLGKLDSLTRITMQAEILKLWQDARFTALLVTHDVEEALFLAERVIVFSDRPARIKADVKVDVPYPRHRGDPRLAELRHHLLGLLGLDATW; translated from the coding sequence GTGGTGATCGAAGCGCTCTCCCCCACCCGCGCCCCCGCCAGCAACTGCGGCCCCGGCATCCGCCTCGATGTGGAGAATGTGAGCCACGCCTTCAGCCTGGAGGGCGCGCCCCTGCCGGTGCTGCAGCAGGTGAGCTTCACGGCGGCACCGGGCGAGTTCGTCGCCCTGCTCGGTCCCTCGGGCTGCGGCAAGTCCACCTTGCTGCGACTGGTGGCCGGGCTCGATCACCCCACCGAAGGCCGGGTGGCGGCGGACGGCGCGGCGATCACCGATCCCGATCCCTCGCGCATCCTCGTGTTCCAGGACCCGACCCTCTATCCGTGGCGCACGGTGGGGGCGAACGTGGCGCTGGGGCTGGAGGCCCGCGGTTTCCAGCGCAAGCTGAAGGGGCGGGTGCAGGACGTGCTGGAACTGGTGGGGCTGGCCAACTTCGCCAGCGCCTATCCCCGCCAGCTGTCCGGCGGCATGGCGCAGCGCGTGGCGCTCGCCCGCGCTCTGGTGAACGATCCGCGTCTGCTGCTGCTCGACGAGCCTCTGGGCAAGCTGGATTCGCTCACCCGCATCACCATGCAGGCCGAAATCCTGAAGCTGTGGCAGGACGCCCGCTTCACCGCCCTGCTGGTGACCCACGACGTGGAGGAAGCGCTCTTCCTCGCCGAGCGCGTCATCGTGTTCAGCGATCGGCCGGCCCGCATCAAGGCCGACGTGAAGGTCGACGTGCCCTACCCGCGCCATCGTGGCGATCCGCGCCTCGCAGAGCTGCGCCACCACCTGCTCGGCCTTCTGGGGCTCGACGCCACCTGGTGA